A genome region from Campylobacter concisus includes the following:
- the nth gene encoding endonuclease III, producing MRTKKDILEIKRRLLEEFKDAKSELKFRNLYELLVCVMLSAQCTDKRVNLITPALFEAYKDVYELASANLASLKLMINSCSFFNNKAVNLIKMANSVVELYNGEIPLDEEKLKALAGVGQKTAHVVLLEATNANVMAVDTHVFRVAHRLDLSHAKTPEATEADLSHAFKTDLGKLHQAMVLFGRYTCKAKKPLCHECILNDLCNSKDKII from the coding sequence ATGAGAACAAAAAAAGATATTTTAGAGATAAAAAGAAGACTTTTAGAAGAGTTTAAAGACGCCAAAAGTGAGCTTAAATTTAGAAATTTATATGAGCTACTTGTCTGTGTCATGCTCTCAGCCCAGTGCACCGACAAAAGAGTAAATTTAATAACTCCGGCTTTATTTGAAGCGTATAAAGATGTCTATGAGCTAGCTAGCGCAAATTTAGCAAGCCTAAAACTAATGATAAACTCGTGCAGCTTTTTTAATAACAAGGCTGTAAATTTAATCAAAATGGCAAACAGCGTGGTTGAGCTTTATAACGGAGAAATTCCGCTTGATGAAGAGAAGCTAAAAGCGCTTGCTGGAGTTGGACAAAAGACCGCTCATGTCGTGCTTTTAGAAGCTACAAATGCAAATGTTATGGCTGTTGATACACACGTTTTTAGAGTGGCACACAGACTTGATCTTAGCCATGCAAAGACACCAGAAGCCACTGAAGCTGATCTTAGCCATGCCTTTAAAACAGATCTTGGCAAGCTTCATCAAGCCATGGTGCTCTTTGGACGTTACACCTGTAAAGCCAAAAAACCGCTTTGCCATGAGTGTATTTTAAATGATCTTTGCAACAGCAAGGACAAGATTATTTAA
- the ppk2 gene encoding polyphosphate kinase 2, whose product MSKDKKHQKSEKLGYEEELRLLQIELLKFQNYVKEKGLRVLMLMEGRDAAGKGGTIKRLTEHLNPRGCRIVALAKPSDVEKTQWYFQRYVTHLPSAGEIVIFDRSWYNRAGVEPVMGFCTQAEHKEFLREVPKFEEMIINSGIIFFKIYLSITKDEQKKRFKERQNDPLKQFKISPVDQKAQELWDQYSIAKYSMLLASHNSISPWVIVSSDNKKEARLNVFKFILSHVEYPKKINDYLEFDKNVVRDGSEEIKRIEEGLNKDKLKSID is encoded by the coding sequence ATGTCAAAAGACAAAAAACACCAAAAAAGCGAGAAACTTGGCTATGAGGAAGAGCTTAGACTACTTCAAATTGAACTTTTAAAATTTCAAAATTACGTAAAAGAAAAAGGCCTTAGAGTACTTATGCTAATGGAAGGGCGCGACGCAGCTGGTAAAGGCGGAACAATAAAACGCCTAACTGAGCATCTAAATCCAAGAGGTTGCCGTATAGTGGCGCTTGCTAAGCCAAGTGATGTCGAAAAAACACAGTGGTATTTTCAAAGATATGTGACTCATCTACCAAGTGCTGGAGAGATCGTGATCTTTGATAGAAGCTGGTACAATAGAGCTGGTGTTGAGCCAGTGATGGGCTTTTGCACGCAAGCAGAGCATAAGGAATTTTTACGTGAAGTGCCAAAATTTGAAGAGATGATCATAAACTCTGGCATAATTTTCTTTAAAATTTATCTTTCAATCACAAAAGATGAGCAGAAAAAACGCTTCAAAGAGAGGCAGAATGATCCGCTAAAACAGTTTAAAATTTCACCCGTTGATCAAAAAGCACAAGAACTTTGGGATCAGTACTCTATCGCTAAATATTCTATGCTTCTTGCCTCTCACAATAGCATCTCACCATGGGTCATCGTCTCAAGCGATAATAAAAAAGAAGCTAGGCTAAATGTCTTTAAATTTATCCTAAGTCACGTTGAATATCCAAAAAAGATAAATGACTACTTGGAATTTGACAAAAACGTCGTAAGAGACGGAAGTGAAGAGATAAAACGTATAGAAGAAGGGCTGAATAAAGATAAGTTAAAGAGTATCGATTAA
- a CDS encoding trehalose-6-phosphate synthase produces the protein MYLFFLITHLICAIVFIGYVFFDVCIYPFAKKTVDAKTLEIVKKAYTKGSAKVFGTAFLLLLISGAYMAKDYFGGELGWWQSNFQKLLLVKISVLLIMCLVTFISVFNVVILKKPDPFGKFSHLIALVLCLIMVILAKVMWWA, from the coding sequence ATGTACTTATTTTTTCTGATTACTCATTTAATTTGTGCCATTGTATTTATAGGATACGTATTTTTCGATGTTTGCATATATCCGTTTGCTAAAAAAACGGTTGATGCTAAAACCCTTGAAATAGTTAAAAAGGCCTACACAAAAGGCAGCGCAAAGGTTTTTGGCACAGCATTTTTATTGCTTTTAATAAGTGGCGCTTATATGGCAAAAGACTATTTTGGAGGTGAGCTCGGCTGGTGGCAAAGCAACTTTCAAAAGCTACTGCTTGTAAAAATTTCTGTTTTACTCATAATGTGCCTTGTAACTTTTATCTCTGTTTTTAATGTCGTTATTTTAAAAAAGCCTGATCCATTTGGTAAATTTTCACATTTAATAGCTCTAGTGCTTTGCCTGATAATGGTCATTTTAGCAAAAGTAATGTGGTGGGCTTAA
- the dsbD gene encoding protein-disulfide reductase DsbD, translating into MFLKFLFSLILFAGSLFAEVLDVSKAFVLTPSVDSQNVEVKFNFGENIYLYKESFEIKLAGKKINELLNLPSSENTGEYEIYPKDFSIFIPLNLVKENLSNGKAILDINYQGCAKNGICYRPQSKIYEITDQAGKFGIATFKKEQKSDTDSFAEEFSSEQDIANGLGDKNFFISLLTFFGYGLLLSLTPCVFPMIPILSSIIVSKGANLNAKKGFLLSFIYVVAMSLAYALAGVAASLLGFGIAGALQNIYVLGAFAAIFVILSFSMFGFYDIKLPAKFENLISKKSQNSSGYVGIFIMGFASALIVSPCVAAPLAGALLYIAQSGNIFYGGIMLFVMGLGMGVPLLIIGLSSGKLLPKPGSWMDEVKKFFGFLMLIMAVWILARMLGEFFELLGYGIIGVFMAVYFGAFEVAGQSWAKFKKAFFILVFIYSVMLIVGSFLGSKEAFSPLSGLNLAKSDSALKFNPVKNLDELNEVIKNSTKPVLVDFYADWCVSCKEIEKITFKDSSVIDALANFALIRIDVTNGGSQNDEMLRNFGLIDPPALLLFNGGDELKFLRTIGFIDAKNFLAKLEKIK; encoded by the coding sequence ATGTTTTTAAAATTTCTTTTTTCGCTTATTTTATTTGCAGGCTCGCTTTTTGCCGAAGTTTTAGATGTTAGTAAAGCCTTTGTTTTAACTCCAAGTGTTGATAGTCAAAATGTTGAAGTGAAGTTTAACTTTGGTGAAAATATCTATCTTTATAAAGAGAGTTTTGAGATTAAACTAGCTGGCAAAAAGATAAATGAGCTATTAAATTTGCCAAGTAGTGAAAATACGGGAGAATATGAAATTTATCCAAAAGATTTTTCGATTTTTATCCCATTAAATTTAGTAAAAGAAAATCTTTCAAATGGCAAAGCAATACTTGACATTAACTATCAAGGCTGTGCTAAAAACGGCATTTGCTATCGTCCGCAAAGTAAAATTTATGAGATAACTGACCAAGCTGGGAAATTTGGCATCGCCACTTTTAAAAAAGAGCAAAAAAGCGATACCGACAGCTTTGCTGAAGAATTTTCTAGCGAGCAAGATATCGCAAATGGGCTTGGAGATAAAAATTTCTTTATCTCGCTTCTTACTTTTTTTGGTTATGGTCTCTTGCTTTCACTAACACCTTGCGTCTTTCCGATGATACCGATACTTTCAAGCATAATCGTCTCAAAAGGTGCTAATTTAAATGCAAAAAAAGGCTTTTTATTATCATTTATCTATGTTGTCGCGATGAGCCTGGCTTACGCACTAGCTGGAGTGGCAGCTAGCCTACTTGGCTTTGGTATCGCAGGAGCTTTGCAAAACATCTATGTGCTTGGCGCTTTTGCAGCCATTTTTGTCATTTTAAGCTTTAGTATGTTTGGATTTTATGATATAAAATTGCCAGCAAAATTTGAAAATTTGATAAGTAAAAAATCGCAAAATAGCTCAGGCTATGTTGGAATTTTTATTATGGGCTTTGCCTCAGCTCTCATCGTATCACCTTGCGTAGCAGCACCATTAGCTGGTGCGCTTCTTTATATCGCTCAAAGTGGAAATATCTTTTATGGTGGCATTATGCTTTTTGTCATGGGGCTTGGTATGGGCGTGCCGCTACTTATTATTGGGCTAAGCTCTGGAAAGCTTTTGCCAAAACCTGGTAGTTGGATGGATGAAGTGAAAAAATTCTTTGGTTTTTTGATGCTCATCATGGCAGTTTGGATCCTTGCACGTATGCTTGGAGAATTTTTTGAGCTATTAGGATATGGCATTATAGGCGTTTTTATGGCGGTTTATTTTGGGGCATTTGAAGTAGCAGGGCAAAGCTGGGCTAAGTTTAAAAAAGCGTTTTTTATCTTGGTTTTTATATATTCAGTTATGCTAATAGTTGGTTCATTTTTGGGCTCAAAGGAGGCTTTTTCTCCACTTTCTGGATTAAATTTGGCAAAAAGTGATAGTGCGTTAAAATTTAATCCCGTTAAAAATTTAGATGAACTAAATGAGGTAATAAAAAACTCAACCAAACCCGTTTTAGTAGATTTTTATGCTGATTGGTGTGTAAGCTGCAAAGAGATAGAAAAGATCACTTTTAAAGATAGTAGTGTTATAGATGCTTTGGCAAATTTTGCACTTATTCGTATCGATGTAACAAATGGTGGATCACAAAATGATGAAATGCTAAGAAATTTTGGGCTTATTGATCCGCCTGCACTCTTGTTATTTAATGGTGGCGATGAGCTAAAATTTCTTAGAACTATCGGCTTTATAGATGCTAAAAATTTTCTAGCAAAGCTTGAGAAAATTAAATAA